Proteins encoded in a region of the Sulfurimonas marina genome:
- a CDS encoding RBBP9/YdeN family alpha/beta hydrolase, with the protein MYKKVLLLHGWGGSDFPHWQSWLASEIAKEYGCVNFLKFSDFDAPKLEKWRIEALQAIKEFKPDIVICHSLANTLWFHLCNQGLTSTVKHLYLVAPPSLNCEIQELQEFFPVSVPNKLYAEDTTLIYSTNDPYMKIEEAETLQKELDVRTIVLHNAGHINTHSNFGKWEWILEDVQEKIKETF; encoded by the coding sequence GTGTATAAAAAAGTATTACTTTTACATGGATGGGGCGGAAGTGACTTTCCCCACTGGCAAAGCTGGTTGGCAAGTGAAATAGCAAAAGAGTACGGATGTGTAAACTTTTTAAAATTCAGCGATTTCGATGCACCTAAACTTGAAAAATGGAGAATAGAAGCACTTCAAGCTATAAAAGAGTTCAAGCCTGATATTGTAATTTGTCACTCTTTAGCAAATACTTTATGGTTTCATTTATGTAATCAAGGCCTTACATCTACGGTAAAACATCTCTACCTCGTTGCACCCCCTAGTTTAAACTGTGAAATTCAAGAGCTTCAAGAGTTTTTTCCCGTTAGCGTTCCAAACAAACTTTATGCAGAAGATACAACACTCATCTATTCTACAAATGACCCCTATATGAAAATAGAAGAAGCGGAAACATTACAAAAAGAGCTCGATGTAAGAACTATAGTGCTTCATAATGCGGGACATATTAATACCCATAGTAATTTTGGGAAATGGGAATGGATTTTAGA
- a CDS encoding FMN-binding glutamate synthase family protein: MEALLEFTHKIGAVEFPILMFLLKAFLVLFIIISIVLFVYDRYIQREDQLLINYPLIGRLRYIFYALRDPMRQYFGDEKFYDSFDKVKWVYNAAEGKPVYTSFSPSQPIKNTKFGIKNANIVLDSDEVQKDFSVTFGRGLKHPFTTRSIFGRSAMSDGAISPEGTRAFAKGAYIGGFPINTGEGSLTSNFLYTHKFTRECKFFETFEGTFFAKSVYIVVKYMINHALAQKVYKHLVVYSQAPDSYLFDKEELVFYRVNWNAEFEAFPKEVPDDIPDIIFQMGSGLYGVRDQDKNFSKQRYQKTMSFCRMTEIKIAQGAKQTGGKLLATKVSPEIAYYRGVEPYKDLFSPNQFPFAHTIEELFTFIGYLKSLSNKPVGIKIVVSSQEDFEVYVKLIQKNIEDKTQNYPDFITIDGKEGGSGAAPLEMMLNVGMGIVEALELADKTLHEYGVREQVKLIASEKVLTPDDAVILFAMGADYVAIARAFMMSAGCIRARECSGANGRDCPVGLATQNKRKRASFLVEKKAHNIANYHAQLVHGVRSLLAIIGLKNIEHLDKSHLMFKR; this comes from the coding sequence ATGGAAGCGTTATTAGAGTTTACTCATAAGATAGGAGCTGTTGAGTTTCCTATCTTGATGTTTTTATTAAAAGCATTTTTAGTGCTTTTTATAATAATATCTATTGTTTTATTTGTGTATGACAGATATATACAAAGGGAAGATCAACTATTGATTAACTATCCTCTTATAGGTAGGTTGCGTTATATTTTTTATGCTTTACGTGATCCAATGCGCCAATATTTCGGTGATGAAAAATTTTACGATTCATTCGATAAAGTGAAATGGGTTTACAATGCCGCAGAGGGGAAACCTGTTTATACATCATTTTCCCCTTCACAACCAATAAAAAACACAAAATTCGGGATAAAGAATGCAAATATTGTCTTGGATAGTGATGAGGTACAAAAAGATTTTAGTGTTACATTTGGCAGGGGATTGAAACACCCTTTTACAACGCGCTCAATTTTTGGTCGTAGTGCCATGAGTGACGGTGCTATCTCTCCGGAGGGGACACGAGCATTTGCAAAAGGGGCATACATCGGTGGATTTCCGATAAATACGGGAGAGGGAAGTTTAACATCCAACTTTTTGTATACCCATAAATTTACTAGAGAGTGCAAGTTTTTTGAAACATTTGAAGGGACTTTTTTTGCAAAATCTGTGTATATAGTGGTGAAATATATGATCAATCACGCTTTAGCGCAGAAAGTTTATAAACATCTAGTTGTTTATTCACAAGCACCGGATAGTTATCTTTTTGACAAAGAGGAACTTGTTTTTTACAGAGTAAACTGGAATGCTGAATTTGAAGCGTTTCCAAAAGAGGTCCCAGACGATATCCCCGATATTATTTTTCAAATGGGAAGCGGACTCTACGGCGTACGAGACCAAGATAAAAACTTTTCTAAACAAAGATATCAAAAAACAATGAGTTTCTGTCGTATGACAGAGATTAAAATAGCACAAGGAGCCAAACAAACGGGAGGTAAATTGCTTGCAACCAAAGTGAGCCCGGAAATTGCATATTATAGGGGTGTAGAGCCGTATAAAGATCTTTTTTCTCCGAATCAATTTCCCTTTGCCCACACAATAGAAGAGTTATTCACATTTATAGGATATTTAAAAAGTTTATCTAATAAACCGGTAGGGATTAAGATTGTAGTATCAAGTCAGGAAGATTTTGAAGTGTATGTGAAACTGATTCAGAAAAATATTGAGGATAAAACACAAAACTATCCAGACTTTATAACTATTGACGGTAAAGAGGGTGGTAGCGGAGCAGCACCTTTAGAGATGATGCTTAATGTAGGTATGGGGATTGTAGAAGCTTTAGAGTTGGCAGATAAAACTTTACATGAGTATGGAGTAAGAGAGCAAGTAAAGTTGATTGCCAGTGAAAAAGTTTTAACACCTGATGATGCAGTGATATTATTTGCTATGGGAGCTGATTATGTTGCAATAGCACGGGCATTTATGATGAGTGCAGGATGCATACGTGCAAGGGAATGTTCAGGTGCAAACGGCAGAGACTGTCCTGTTGGCTTAGCTACTCAGAACAAACGAAAAAGAGCATCATTTTTAGTAGAAAAAAAAGCACATAATATTGCAAATTATCATGCACAATTAGTGCACGGTGTACGTTCACTTTTAGCAATAATAGGGCTAAAAAATATAGAACATTTGGATAAAAGTCATTTGATGTTTAAAAGATAA
- a CDS encoding HvfA family oxazolone/thioamide-modified RiPP metallophore, translating into MKRVGLMSLVASAMLFVAFGATTLSAENGMGKCGNGNMEKREMKRDGKCGNSNMMKRDGKCGNGNGMMDNREMKRDGKCGAKKKESKKSMKCGAGKCGS; encoded by the coding sequence ATGAAAAGAGTAGGATTAATGAGTTTAGTCGCTTCGGCAATGTTATTTGTAGCGTTTGGTGCTACTACATTAAGTGCGGAAAATGGCATGGGAAAATGTGGTAACGGTAACATGGAAAAAAGGGAAATGAAGCGTGACGGTAAATGCGGTAACAGTAATATGATGAAGCGTGATGGCAAATGTGGTAACGGTAACGGGATGATGGACAACAGAGAGATGAAGCGTGACGGCAAATGCGGTGCGAAGAAAAAAGAGTCTAAAAAAAGTATGAAATGCGGTGCAGGAAAATGTGGATCGTAA
- a CDS encoding GMC family oxidoreductase: MYDICIVGSGAGGAPIAYELSRAGYKVIVLEKGEYYSEKDFNKDELAVSRREMFTPPLSEQKHIINEYKDGQYNRYDGAEYNWNFWNGSLVGGSSNLMSGYFHRLKPQDFKLLSTYGAIEGANIVDWPISYEELEPYYDKVEKVIGVSGRVVAHKFQEQRTTPQFPFPDLKTNGAVKWFDRACDALGYTSIPTPRAILSQDSLERNSCYYSNFCGSYGCASGAKGSARAALLQKCDAKIVTDAFVYRLESDGKRVNKAYYKTKHNITHVVNAKIFVLAAQAIETSRLLLNSKDKYFPHGLANNNNQVGKNLIFSAGGMGSGRFIFEKLSKQQQQELMEVGVFFNRSLQDWYEYKEGEKLYKGGTIDFLFEHQNIISRVNQEVYDDKGNLMWGEALMEKIHKRLTTSRVLTFEVFNDWLPTDRCFVDVDKEEKDKYGMPVGVINLYGHKQDIEVGEFLAKKALNVLEKMGAVEIEYNISSAPPPNLVAGGCRFGDDPNTSVLDRNCKAHELENLYVSDASFMPTGGSVPYTWTIYANSFRVAEQIKKEMKK, translated from the coding sequence ATGTATGATATTTGTATAGTCGGAAGTGGAGCCGGTGGTGCTCCGATCGCGTATGAGCTCTCACGTGCAGGGTATAAAGTTATTGTACTTGAAAAGGGTGAGTACTACAGTGAAAAAGATTTCAATAAAGATGAATTGGCCGTATCGAGACGGGAGATGTTTACACCGCCGCTAAGTGAACAAAAACATATCATTAATGAATATAAAGATGGGCAGTATAATCGTTATGACGGGGCTGAATATAACTGGAATTTTTGGAACGGTTCTTTGGTTGGAGGCTCTTCTAACTTAATGAGTGGTTATTTTCATAGACTCAAACCGCAAGATTTTAAACTGCTCTCAACTTATGGTGCAATAGAGGGTGCAAATATTGTCGACTGGCCCATATCGTATGAAGAGTTAGAGCCTTACTATGACAAAGTGGAAAAAGTTATAGGGGTGAGCGGTAGAGTGGTTGCACATAAGTTTCAAGAGCAGCGGACAACTCCGCAGTTTCCATTTCCAGATCTGAAAACAAACGGTGCCGTAAAATGGTTTGATCGTGCGTGTGATGCTTTAGGTTACACCTCTATCCCGACACCTCGCGCTATCCTTTCTCAAGATTCCTTAGAGCGCAACAGCTGTTACTATTCAAACTTTTGCGGAAGTTATGGATGTGCCAGCGGAGCAAAGGGGAGTGCAAGGGCTGCACTGCTGCAGAAATGTGATGCAAAGATAGTTACAGATGCTTTTGTGTATCGCTTGGAGAGTGATGGGAAGAGGGTGAATAAAGCGTACTATAAAACAAAACACAATATTACCCACGTGGTAAATGCGAAGATATTTGTATTGGCAGCTCAAGCGATCGAGACATCAAGATTGCTACTCAACTCAAAAGATAAGTACTTTCCACACGGTTTGGCCAATAACAATAACCAAGTTGGAAAAAATCTTATCTTCTCTGCCGGTGGGATGGGAAGCGGACGCTTTATTTTTGAAAAGCTTTCAAAACAACAGCAACAAGAGTTGATGGAGGTTGGAGTCTTTTTTAACAGAAGTCTGCAAGACTGGTATGAGTATAAAGAGGGTGAAAAGTTGTATAAAGGGGGGACGATCGACTTTTTATTTGAACATCAAAATATTATATCCCGTGTCAATCAAGAAGTGTATGATGACAAGGGTAATCTAATGTGGGGTGAGGCCTTGATGGAGAAAATCCATAAAAGACTCACAACCTCCCGTGTTTTGACATTTGAAGTTTTTAACGACTGGTTGCCTACCGACAGATGTTTTGTAGATGTTGATAAAGAGGAGAAAGATAAATACGGTATGCCCGTAGGTGTTATCAATCTTTATGGACATAAACAGGATATAGAAGTGGGTGAGTTTTTGGCAAAAAAAGCCCTCAACGTTTTAGAAAAGATGGGCGCCGTTGAGATAGAGTATAACATCTCAAGTGCTCCGCCGCCTAACTTAGTTGCCGGAGGATGTAGATTTGGAGATGACCCGAACACCTCGGTTCTTGATCGCAACTGTAAGGCCCATGAACTAGAAAATCTTTATGTAAGCGAT
- a CDS encoding HvfX family Cu-binding RiPP maturation protein, translating to MLIKDVYLEFSRLAEYLKSLSLLFARLILAYGFYEPAMMKWSDISAVAEWFGTIGIPMPTLNAYMAATTEITGVVLLTLGLFTRAISIPLIVIMIVAIITVHLPHGFSAGDNGFEIPLYYMLFLFIFLSHGGGKFSLDNMIFGDKN from the coding sequence ATGCTTATCAAAGATGTATACCTTGAATTTTCGAGACTTGCTGAATATCTCAAGTCTCTGTCATTATTGTTCGCAAGGTTGATACTTGCATACGGTTTTTATGAACCGGCTATGATGAAGTGGAGTGATATCTCGGCCGTTGCTGAATGGTTTGGTACTATTGGGATACCAATGCCCACATTAAATGCTTATATGGCAGCAACTACTGAGATAACAGGAGTTGTCTTGTTAACATTGGGACTCTTTACAAGAGCTATTTCGATACCGTTAATTGTTATTATGATCGTAGCTATCATTACAGTGCATCTGCCACATGGTTTTAGTGCAGGAGATAATGGTTTTGAGATTCCTCTTTATTATATGTTGTTTTTATTTATCTTTTTATCCCATGGAGGTGGAAAATTTTCATTGGATAACATGATTTTCGGAGATAAAAATTAA
- a CDS encoding gluconate 2-dehydrogenase subunit 3 family protein, translated as MNNSRRKFLQYGFLSSSVFLFNGCTLFGVTTPYATIKVLQNDLVPQAEELEIHVISYMHIVFKHKRIAKSDKEFLKNGVKWLNEESIKSYHKEYVKLAKHQRESLLQSIAKTSWGESFLYDIMNYTFEAMLGDPIYGGNNKQAGWKWLEFQGGIPRPKKVYI; from the coding sequence ATGAATAATTCAAGAAGAAAGTTTTTACAATACGGCTTTTTAAGCTCTTCGGTTTTTTTGTTTAACGGATGTACTCTTTTTGGCGTTACTACACCCTATGCAACGATTAAAGTACTCCAAAACGATCTTGTGCCACAGGCTGAAGAGTTAGAGATCCATGTGATCTCATATATGCATATTGTCTTCAAGCATAAAAGAATCGCAAAAAGCGATAAAGAGTTTTTAAAAAACGGTGTGAAATGGTTGAATGAAGAATCGATCAAATCTTATCACAAAGAGTATGTAAAACTTGCAAAACATCAACGTGAATCTTTATTGCAGAGCATTGCAAAAACTTCGTGGGGTGAAAGTTTTCTGTATGATATTATGAATTACACCTTTGAAGCGATGTTAGGTGACCCGATCTACGGCGGAAATAATAAACAAGCCGGTTGGAAATGGTTAGAGTTTCAAGGTGGCATCCCCCGTCCAAAAAAGGTGTATATCTGA